The Halobaculum magnesiiphilum genome contains the following window.
GTCGAGCGGGTCGGTCCTCGGCGGGTCGACGGGGTCGGCCATGACGACGCTGGGGGTCGCGGCTGCAAACGTCTCACGGCCGCGACTACAACCGGCCGCATCACGTCACCCGCGCCGACAGCCGGCCGCACCGCCCGGGAACGAACGACTCTTGGTGGGTGCGTCGTAGGCACGTGTATGGACAGACGTGGACACGCGACGCCGTTCGCCCCGCACGGACGTGCCGAGGTGGTCCCCCGATGAGCGGACGCAGCGCGGGAGCGAGCGGCTCGCCGTTCGCCCCCCACACCGCCGACGAGACGGCGGCGATGCTCGACGCGCTCGGCGTCGACGAGGAGGCCGACCTGTTCGACATCCCCGACGAGGTCGCCTTCGACGGCGAGTTCGGCATCCCACAGCGCGGCGAGCGGGCGGTCGTCGGCGACCTCCGGGAGACGTTCGCGCGCAACGACGACCTCACCGAGTTCCTCGGTCGCGGGCACTACTCCCACTACGTCCCCGCGGTCGTCGACGACCTCTCCTCGCGCTCGGAGTTCCTCACGAGCTACACGCAGTACCAGCCGGAGATCACCCAGGGGTTCCTCCAGGCGCTGTTCGAGTACCAGTCGATCCTCGTCGAGCTGACGGGGCTGCCGGTCGCCAACTGCTCGATGTACGACGCCGCGACGGCGCTCGCGGAGGCGGCGCTGTTGTCCGACCGGGTTCGCTCGACCTCCGGTTCGACCGTGCTCGTCCCCGGGGACCTGCGCGACGGCAAGCGCGCCACGTTGGACAACTACGTCGACGGCTCGGACCTCTCGGTCGAGACGTACCCCTACGACGACAACACGGCCGACCTCGACGCGCTCGCGGAGCTGGTCGGCGAGGACACCGCGTTCGTCTACGCGGAGACGCCGACCGTAACGGGCGCCATCGAGCCCGACCTGGCGGCCGTCGGCGACCTCGCCGACGAGCACGACGCGCTCTTTTGCGTCGGCTCGGACCCGGTCGCGCTGTCGCTGCTGGAGGAACCGGCATCCGTCGGCGCCGACGTGGTCGTCGGCGAGGCGGGCGTGCTCGGCCTGCCCGCGAGCTACGGGATGGGCCTCGGGCTGTTCGCCTGTCGCGAGGAGTACCTGCGGCAGGTGCCCGGCCGGCTCGTCGGCGAGAGCGAGGACGCCGACGACCGCCGGGCGTTCACGCTGACGCTGCAGACCAGAGAACAGCACATCCGCAAGGAGCGGGCCACCTCGAACATCTGCACGAACCAGGCGTGGGTGGCGCTGCGGGCGGCGATGCACGCGGCGTACCTCGGCCCAGACGGACTTGTCGATCTGGCCGAGGACTGCGTCCGCGACGCCGCCTCGGTTGCGGCCTCGCTCGACGCGCTCGACGGCGTCGAGGCGCCGCTCGACGACCGCCATCACTTCCGTGAGTTCACGGTCGGCGTGGACGACGCGCCCGGCGTCGCTGCTGGGCTCGAAGAACACGGCTTCGCCGTCCACACACTCGACGACGAGACGCTGCAGGTGTGCGTGACCGACCTGAACGTCGACGCGGCCGACGACCTGGTCGCCGCGTTCGCGGAGGTGACAGCATGAACTATGACCAGGCCCGCTACGGCGACGACGACCGCAACGAGCCGCTGTTGTCGGAGAAGGACTCGACCGAGGTCGACCCCGGCGAGGGCTCCGCGCTCCCGGACGAGCTGACGCGCGACTCGCTGGAGCTGCCCGGGCTGTCGGAGCCGGAGCTGGCGCGCCACTACACCCGCCTGTCGCAGATGAACTGGAGCGTCGAGGCGGGGCCGTACCCGCTGGGCTCGTGTACGATGAAGTACAACCCCTCGTTCGCCGACGACGTTGCGGCCGACCCGAACGCGGCAGTCCACCCGGACCGCGACCCCGAGACGGTGCAGGGGAATCTCGAACTCCTCTACGGGCTCCAGGAGTACCTCGCGACCATCGGCGGGATGGACGCGGTGACGCTCCAGCCGCCCGCGGGCGCCGCCGGCGAGTTCACCGGCATCGCCGTCGCGAAGGCGTACCACGAGCGCAACGGCAACGACCGCAGCGAGGTGATCGTCCCGGCCTCGGCCCACGGCACCAACTTCGCCACCGCGGCGATGGCCGGCTACGACGTGGTCGAACTCCCCTCCGGCGAGGACGGCCGCGTCGACGTGGAGGCGCTGGAGGCGGCCGTGAGCGACGACACCGCCGCGCTGATGCTCACCAACCCCAACACGGTGGGGCTGTTCGAGCGCGACATCGTCGAGATAGCCGAGATCGTCCACGACGCGGGCGGGCTGCTCTACTACGACGGCGCGAACCTCAACGCGCTGCTCGGGCGCGCCCGTCCCGGCGACATGGGCTTCGACATCATGCACTACAACGTCCACAAGACGTTCGCCACGCCCCACGGCGGCGGCGGTCCCGGCGCCGGGCCGGTCGGCGTCGTCGATGAACTGGCGGAGTTCCTGCCGCGGCCCAGAGTTCGGAAAGCCGGCGAGGCGGGACGGATCGGCGCCGCCGACGGATCCGATACCGCCACCGCCGCCGACGGCGGCGCGCTGGCGGGTCACGACCACGACCACGGCAACGCGGACGACAACGAAGAGGGGGACTCGTACGAGCTGTTCGACCCCGAGCACTCCATCGGCAAGGTACACGGCTTCTCGGGCAACTGGCTCGTGTTGATCCGGGCGTACGCGTACATCCGCCGGCTCGGCGACGAGGGACTGCTCGACGCCTCCGCGAAGGCGGTACTCAACGCCAACTACCTCGCGGACCTGCTCGACCTGGAGGTGCCGTACGGGCCGTTCCACCACGAGTTCGCCGCCACCGCGGGCGAGCGCGACGCCGCCGACGTGGCGAAGGGGATGCTCGATTACGGCGTCCACCCGCCGACGACGAAGTGGCCCGAGATGGTGCCCGAGGCGATGCTGACGGAACCGACCGAGGTCGAGAACAAGCGCTCGCTGGAGGACCTGGCGAACGCCTTCAACGAGGCGTTCGCCGACACCGACGAGGAGCTGCACGCGGCGCCGACGAAGACGGCGTCGCGTCGCGTCGACCAGACCTCAGCGGCGCGGAACCCGCGGCTCTCTTGGCACGCACTGGACGAGTCGCGCAACGCCTCGGAGAACGCGAACGGGGAGTGACACGACCCGCGGTGAGGGCGAGGACGGGTACCGACCTCGCCGGTCGCTCCCTCGGGTCCCAGGTTCGGACGTGCCGCTCGACGTGATGAGCCGTCCACGACCGCCGGCCGCGACGCTCGCAAGCGAAGCGGTGTGTCGCGTCAAAATCGAAGTAACCGGTCGTCGTCGCCGCCGCGGCGACGCGAAATCGGCTTAGTTGCGGACGACGTTCGTCGCGCGCGGGCCCTTCGGGGCCTGTTCGATGTCGAATTCGATCTCCTCACCCTCCGTCAGATCCGGACCGCCAACGTCCTCCATGTGGAAGAACACGTCGTCGTCCTCGTCCTCGGTAGAAATGAAACCGTAGCCGCCAGTGTCGTTGAAGAAGTCAACCTTTCCGTTTGCCATTGCAAACAAGTGTACAGTCTCTCGCGGGATAACCCTTCCGAGGGTCGTGGTATCACGAGGGTTCGACCCGATCCGATCACGCCGTCCGCGGCCGTCGCCTCAGCGAACGACCGTCACCGGAACCGACGACCGCCGCGTCACCTTCTCGGCGACGCTGCCCATGAGCACGCGGGTGAGCCCCCTGCGCCCGTGGCTCCCCATCACCACCTGATCGATGTCGTCGCCCTCGTCGTCGAGGTACTCGAGGATGGACTGGGCGGGTCCGCCGACCAGCCGGACGGTCTCCACGTCGACGCCGCGGTCGCGGGCGCGCTCGGCGGCCGATTCGAGCAGTTCGTCGCTCGCCTCCTTCGCCGACTCCTCAAGCTCCTTCGAGTAGTACGGGTCCATGCCCTCGCCGTCGCCGGCGGACACCCACCGTGTGGGGTCGACGACGTTGACGAGCACGAGCGTCTCGTCCCCGTGGACCGCCAGCGCGTGGTCCAGCGCCTTCGTGGACTGATCGGACTGATCGAGCGCGACGAGAACGCGTCGTGACATATTCGCGACGACGCGGGGGAGGGACTCGGGCGTTTCGGTCGCGACGGCGTCGATGGCCGTCTTCGGGGGTCGCCCGGCGCTCACACCGCGCCGACGAGGACGGCCGCGAGCCCGACCGCGCCGCCCGCGATGAGGGTGTTGCCGGCGACGAAGGCGACGGCGCGACCGCGGTCGCCGCGGTCCCACAACTGCACCGTCGCCACCGAGAACGACGAGAAGGTGGTGAAGGCGCCGCAGGCGCCCGTCCCGACCAGCAGGAGCGCGTCGCCGCCGACGGGGTGGAAGACGAGCAGTCCGAGCAGGAAGCTCCCGAGGACGTTCACCGTCAGCGTCCCCAGCGGGAACGACTCGCGGTCGACCGCCGAGCCCAGCAGGTACCGGGCGACGGCGCCGACGGCGCCGCCGACGGCGACGAGCGCGGGGTCGGGAACCGCCGAGAGCCCGGCCGTCTGGAGGGCAACCCCGAGCGCGGTCGACTGGAGGACGCCCCCCAGCGCGGTCGTGTCGAAGGCGGCCCCGAGCGCGGCGGCGGTCGCGGAGCTCATACCCGCACCTCCCGGTCGGCGCGCGGGTCGACCCTGGCTGCGAGGTCGCGGCCGACGAGCGCGGCCGCGATCCCCAGTCCGTAGCTGGCGAGGAGGTACGCGACGCCGACGACCGGCTCCGCCCGCGCCGTCTCGACCATGAAGGTACTGTAGGTGGTATACGACGAGAGCACCCCCGTTGCCAGCAGCGTCCGCGTCCGGTCGCCCATCCGGTCGGTGCGAAGCGCCTCGTACAGGAGAACGCCCAGCAGCAGGCTCCCCGAGACGTTCGCCGCGAGCGTTCCCCACAGCCCCGGGAGGGCCCCGCCGACGGCGCGGCGGGCCGACGCGCCCGCAGCGCCGCCGACCGCGACGAGCGCGAGCGTGAGCACCCGAGGGTCCCGCGACATACGCGTCGCCTCTCGCGTGGGTCGTATCGGGTTATCGGTTCGCCGCCCGCAACCTGTGGCAACTAATACCAAATAAGGGCTTCTCAGGGGTAAAAACCCGTTATAGAATATTATCATTATAGTTCGTTACATTTATTGTGTCCTCCCGACTCGACGCAGGTGAGGCGACACAGCATGGGTGTACATCACCGCAAATCCGCAGCAGGACACGCACAGGCCGTTACGACCGACCGCGACCCGCCGACGCCACCCACACCACCCGAACGACCCACACCATGACGTTCAACCCGAACCCGAAGACCGACCTCGACGAGATCGACGACCGCGAACTGAGCCTGTTCTCCACGGAGGGCGACGACCGATGAGCCGTCGCGCCACCCGCCCCGCCGGCGGCACCCGGCCGTCCCGGGAAACCGACGCGCCGCTGGTTCCCGACCTGGGGACGCGAACGGGCCGCACCGACACGACGACCGACACCGCAGACATCGCCGACACCGCAGACAGCCGCAGCGACCGCGCCGAGCGCCGCCGTCGCCGCGACCCGTTCGAGATCGCGCTCATGGAGGACTCAGAATAATGCACCCCTCAGAACTCGACCAGGACGTCTTCACGAAGGACATCGACAACCCCCAGGGCGCGAAGCTGCGCCGGATGCTCGACGAGCAGGACTACGTCTTCGCCCCCGGGATGTACCACGCGCTCGACGCCCGGCTGGCGGAGATGGCCGGCCTCGACGCCGCGTACATGTCGGGCTACTCCACCGTCCTGGGGCAGTTCGGCTTCCCGGACCTGGAGATGGTGACGATGACCGAGATGGTCGAGAACGCCAAACGCATGGTCGAGGCGACGAACCTCCCGGTCATCGCCGACTGCGACACCGGCTACGGCGGCACCCACAACGTCCGCCGCGCCGTCCGCGAGTACGAGAAGGCCGGCGTCGCGGCCGTCCACATCGAGGACCAGACGACGCCCAAGCGCTGCGGCCACATCGCGGGCAAGCAGATCGTCTCCCGCGAGCAGGCGCGCTCGCGCTTCGAGGCGGCCGTCGACGCCAAGCAAAGCGAGGACACGGTCGTCATCGCCCGCACCGACGCCTACGGCTCGGCCAACGGCGACTGGGAGGAGCACCTCGAACGCGGGCGCATCTACGCCGACGCCGGCGTCGACCTCGTCTGGCCCGAGATGCCCGACCCCTCGCGCGAGGACGCCGTCGAGTACGCCGAGACGATCCACGAGACGCACCCCGACCTGGATCTCGCGTTCAACTACTCGTCCTCGTTCGAGTGGGGCGCCGAGGAGGACCCGCTCACGTTCGAGGAACTGGGCGATCTGGGCTACACCTACCAGTTCATCACCCTCTACGCGCTGCACTCGGGCGCCCACGCCGTCTACGAGGACATGCAGAACATCGCCGAGAACGGCGCCGAGGCGCAGTGGGACCTGGAGGAGCGCTACATCGGCCACGAGACCGAGAGCCACCACGCGCTCTCGTTCGTCGACCGCTACCAGGACATCGAGACGCAGTTCGACCCCGAGGCCGAGGAGCGCATCGAGGAGTCCGCCGGCTTCGCTGAGGACCGCTCGGAGCCGATCACCTCGAACGACGACGACTGACCGCGGCGCGCCGTCCGTTCCCCACCCTCACCGTCTTTTTCGGTCCGTTTCGTCCCCGCTGCGGCTCCCACCACCGCCGGAACTACGTGCACCCGCCCTCAGACCCGACCGATGACCGACAGCGACGCACCGGGGCGCCGACACGACGACGGGGGTGTTCCGGACGATGACGGGGATGCCCCGAACGAACCCGATCCTACCGGGGCGACTGAACCGACCGTCGAGGACCTGATCGAGGACCTGGAGACGTTGGAGGGGGTCGTCGACGACACGGACGAGCGCCGGAAAGTGCGCGAGGCGATGCGGACGGCACGGACCCTGTCGCCCCCGAGGTCCTCGGTGTTCGGGAAGGTCGTCCGCGGGTTCGACCGCGGCGACATCGCGGAGGCGTTCCTCGGGAGCGTGCTGTTCGGGGTCCCGATGCTCGTCGAGGGCGGGACGACGGAGGTCGGGGCGTACCTGGCCGCCAACCCGGCGTATCTCGTCGGAACCGCTGTGGTGACGGTCCTGTTGGTCGTCGGTATCATCTACGTCGCGGACTTCCAGGACGTGCGCGTCCACCGGCCGATCCTCGGCGTCGTCCCCCGGCGGCTGGTCGGCGTCCTCGGCGTCGCCGCGCTCACGGCGGTCCTCGGCCTGACCGCGTGGGGGCGGGTCGACTGGGCCGACCCCGCGGTCACGCTCGGGAGCGTCCTCGTCGCCGCGGTTCCGATGGCGGTGGGTGCGGCGCTGGGGGACCTGTTGCCGGGATAGTCGCGGGGCGTGGGACCCGCCGCGTCCGTCGCGACGCGGGTCGGGAGAAAGCCGCGCCGGTCCGTTACGCCTCGATCGGGTCGGCGCGGTCGCCGTTGATCCGCGTGAGGCCGTAGTCGCAGTCGTTGCAGCGCCACTTCGTCTTCTCGCCCAGGTGCAGCGTCATCGCGGCGACGCGCCAGAAGTCCTGCGGTTCGCCGCAGTCGGGGCAGTGGAACTCCATCTCGAGGCTCATATCTCCCGATCTGTGTGCGGACACTTTCAAGACACCGGTCCCAGCCGACGCCGCACCCGTGGTCGCGGAACGATAGCCCGAAATCCCCGGCCGCCGACCACCGCGTATGACCTTCGAGACGACGGTTCCGGTCCGCTACCGCGACCTCGATCCGATGGGCCACGTGAACAACGCCGTCTACGCGACCTACTTCGAGGCGGTGCGCACCGCCTTCTTCCGCGAGGTGGTCGGCATCGAGCTCGCCGACTCGCAGGCGGCGCTGGCGTCGCTCTCGATCGACTTTCGCGCCCCCATCGAGGGGACCGGGACGGTCCGTGCGGTCCTCGACGTGACCGACGTGGGGACGACCAGCCTCACGTTCGGGTACGAACTGCACTACGAGGACCGTCTCGTCGCCGAGGGCCAGACCGTCCAGGTCGCGGTCGGCGAGGACGGCCCCGAGCCGCTTCCGGAGTCGGTTCGCGAGGCCGGCGAGCGGCACCTCGTCGAGTAAGCGGCGCCCCCGAGATCCGGCGTCGATCAGGCTATGAACCCCGCCCGACCGGTGAACGCGAGATACAGCGAGAACGCCGTGATGAGGACCGCGAGGGCCATCTCGGCGTACAACACGATCCGCCCCCACCGGTACCAGTCGTCGGCCTCCGGGGCGGAGTCGCCGTCCCGTTCGGGCCCCGAATCGGCGTCCAGTTCGGGCCCCGAATCGGCGTCGACCATCAGTCGTCACCTCCCGCGGCTGCGACGCCGTCGCCGTCACGGTCGCCGAGCCAGCGCCGTGCCGAGCCGATCCCGTGATCGCGCGGGTCGTCGTCGTGGCGCATCGCCCACACGTAGAAGGCCATGATCGGGACGAAGAAGACCACCGCCACGACGGCGTAGCCCGCGTGGATGTTCGGGACGTAGCCGTACACGAGCGGGTAGACGATCCCGCCGCTCGTGGAGACCCCGCCGACGAACCCCGAGGCGGTGCCCGGGCGGTCCTCGAAGAGCACGGGCACGATGGCGAACACACCGCCGGTGCCGAAGCTGACGGTCACGCCGAAGACGGCGAGCACGACCACCGAGACGGGCAGCAGGCCCGCCAGCCCGGCGGCCGTCAGCGCCAGCATCGCGACCGTGATACAGATCAGCGCCGTCATCAGCCAGTGGACCCGCGGCGAGTACTCCTGGCTCGTCGAGAGAACTGGGTACGGCGTCCACCCCTTGCGCTGCCACAGGTCGGACATGTACCCCGAGAACGGCCGAAACAGCGAGGCGTTGAACGACTGAACCGCCGCGAACGTCCCCGCGGCCGTCTGGACGGCCGCGACGCCCTCGAAGCCCAGATCCGAGATGGGGCCGGCGAACCCGTCGGCGTAGTAGGTGGGGAGCCACGAGTTCATCGCGATCTCCAGCCCGAACGACATCGCGTACGCCAGCATCAGCCCGACGGCGGCGTAGCGCGTCCAGACGTACAGCGTGTCCCCGAGCGACGTGTTCTCCCTGGCCGTCTCGGCGGTCGCACGGTCGCGGGCGGCCCGCCCGCGCCACTTGTAGACCACGGCGATCCCGATCGCGACGAGCCCCAGATGGAGGAACGCCTCCGAGAAGTTCGTCCCGTAGATACGCGGGAGCAGCAGCGCGCCGACGCCTGCGCCGACGTTGCCCGTCCCGGCGTACAGCCCCTCGGCGGTGCCGATCTCGTGTTCGTCGAACCACTGGGCGACGTGCTGGATGCCGACGACGAAGGTCGCGCCCGCGCTGGCGACGACCATCCGCTCGACGAACAGCACCTCGAACGCCGAGAGGAACGCCACCTCCGAGGCGTACGCCGACAGCACCGAGACGCCGCCCGTCGCCGCCAGCACGAACGCGAAGACGTTGTGCGCGCCGAAGCGGTCGGCGGCCCAGCCGGCGAGCACGCGCCCCGGCGGCGACAGCCAGATCGCCGAACTCGCCAGCAGCGCCAGCTGTCCCGTCGTCAGCCCGTAGAACTGCCCGATGCTGGGCGAGAACGCGGCCGTCGAGAACCACATGAGGAACGCCCAGAAGAACGCGACCGTCGCCAGGATCAGCTGCTCGATCTTGTTAGTCATCGCCGATCACCTCCGGGTCGGCCGCGGCGGCGTCGCGCGCGGCGGCGTCGGTCGACTCGCCCGTCCCGGACGCCGCCGGCGCCAGCCGAACCGCGCACTGTTTCAGGTTCGGCTCGTCGGACTTCGGGTCCGTCTCCGGCAGCGTCAGCTCGTTCGTGCGCGGGTGGTGGATCGGCAGCCAGACCAGCCCGCGCGGGACCGCCGGGTCGGCCTCCGGCCGCACCGGCACCGCCCCGCGGCGCGAGGCGACCGTCGCGGTCGCGTCGCCCTCGGCGGTATCGTCGCCGTCGGCGGTCGCATCGCTGTCGACGGTCGCGTCCCCGTCCAGCCCCGCCTCCGCGAGGGTGTCGGGATGGGCCCGCGCGAGCGGCGCGGGGTCGGTCACGTCCCCGCGCGAGCGGACGCCGGTGTTGTAGCCGTCGGCCTCGCGGGCGGTGGTCAGCGTGAGCGGGTAGTCATCGTCGACCGGCTCCGCCAGCGCGCCGTCGACGGCCGAGGAGAAGCGCGCGCGACCCGAGGGCGTCTCGAACGCCCAGCCGGCGTCGTCGCTTCCGGCGTCCTCGCCCCTGCCTTCGTCGCCGTCACCGTCCCCGTTTCCGTCGCCGTCGCGGTAGCGGTAGCCGCCCTCCGAGCGCGCGTCGGGTGCGGGCCACCGCACCGCGCCGGCGTCGTCGAGGCGGTCGTAGGAGATACCCGAGCAGTCGGCCGGGGTGCCCGCCGTCAGCGCGGCGAACTCATCGAAGACCGCCTCGGGTTCGGTCGCGGGGAACAGCCCCGGGGCGAGGCGCTCCCCGAGCGTCGTGATCGTGTCGAGGTCGGTGCGCACGTCCGGCGGGAGGGCGGTCGCGGGCCGCACCCGCGACACCCGCCGCTCCATGTTCGTCGTCGTCCCCGAGGACTCCCCCCACGTCGCCGCCGGCAATACCACGTCCGCGAGGGCGGTCGTCTCGGTGTGGAAGGCGTCCTGCACGACGAGGAAGGCGTCAGAGAGCCGCTCGCGCACCGCGCCCGCGTCGGGCATCCCCGCGACCGGGTTCGTCGCGACCGCGTACACCGCCTCGACGGGGCCGTCCTCGATGGCCTCGACGGTCCCGACCGGGCCGGGCCCGGGGTCGTCGGGGAGGCGGTCGACGGGTACGTCCCACGCCTCGGCCAGCAGGCGGCGCTCGGCCGGGTCGTCGAACGGGCGCTGGCCGGGCCAGGAGCCCTTCGAGGAACAGATCCGCGTCCCCATCGAGTTCGCCTGTCCCGTCAGCGAGAACGGACCCGTTCCCGGGCCGAGGTTCCCCGTCGCGAGACAGAGATCGATCAGTGCGGCGGCGGTGTCGGTGCCCTGCACGCTCTGGTTCACGCCCATCCCCCAGTAGATCAGGGTGGGGTCCGTGAGGGCGGCGGCGAGGTCGTCCACGACCGCGGGGTCGAGGCCGGCAGTCGCGGCCGCCGACTCGACCGACGGGAGCGACTCCCGTAGGGACTCGAAGCCGGTCGTCGCCCCGGCGACGAACTCCTCGTCCACCTCGTCGCGCTCGACGACCCGGGCGAGCACGGCCCGCGCGAGCGCGAGGTCCGTCCCGGGATCGGAGGCGACGTGCGCGTCGGCGACGCCCGCGGTCTTCGTTTCCACCGGGTCGACGACGATCAGCCGGGCGTCGTCCTCGCGGGCGCGCTGTTCGATCCACCGGAACATGACCGGATGGGCGACCGCGGGGTTGGCGCCCCAGACGACGTGAGTGACCGCGTCGTCGATGTCGTCGTAGGTGCATGGCGGCGCGTCGCTGCCGAAGGCGTCGTAGTATGCCGTCACCGCGCTCGCCATGCACAGCGTCGTGTTGGCGTCGTAGTAGCGCGTGCCGAGGCCGCCGCGCGCGAGCTTCCCGAGCGCGTACGCCGCCTCGTTCGTCTGCTGGCCGCTGCCGAGCACGGCGACGCCGTCGGGGCCGCCGCCGCTGGCCGCACGCAGCCCCGCGACCGCGCGGTCGAGCGCCACGTCCCACGTCGTCGGGTGCAGGTCGCCGTCCTCGCGCACGAGCGGCCGGGTGAGCCACTCGCCGTCGGGGTCTGCCGACTCGCTGATCCCGCGCTGGCACGCGAGGCCGCGGTTCACGGGGTGGGACACGTCGCCGCGGACGGAGTCGACGCCGTAGCCCGCGTCGACCCCGATCTGGAGGTGGCCGCAGCCGACCGCACACCGCATGCAGGTCGTGGGGACGGGATCGGTCACGCCTCCTCCTCCGTCGATGGCGCCGTCGTCGTCGGCCCGGTCGCATCCGCGGGGGTCGTCCCCGTGTCACCGCCGCCGAACAGTTCCGGCGCGGCGTCGGCGGGCGCGTTCGTGGGCGCCCTGCCGTCGCTGTCGGCCCCGCGGGCGTCGGCCGCCGGGGCGTCGTCCTCAGTCATCGCTCGGGAGGGGGTCGCCGCTGGCGTCCGTCGGGGCGGGGCTCTCGCCGTCGGCGAAGGGGTACCAGGACTGCTTCGCGTCGGCGAGGCAGGGGTCCTCGTAGTCGGTCTCCTCCGGCTCGGCGAGTTCGACGAGCGTCTCGTGGCCGGTGGCGTCGACCCACTCGCGGAACGACTGCCCCTCGGTGCGCAGCGCGGCGAACGCCTCCACGAGGTTCCGGATCAGCCCCGGCACCTCGTCGGCGGGGACGCGCTGGCGCGTCCACTCGATGAACGACGGCTCCGGCCCGAGGCCGCCGCCGACGCCCACGTCCATCGCCTCGACCATCTCGCCGTCCTTGCGGGCGCGCATCCCCTGCAGGCCGATGTCGGCGGTCATCGCCTGCCCGCAGTCGGCGGTACACCCCGAGAAGTGGACCTTCAGTTGTGTCACGTCCTGGGGTACCTCCACGTTGCGCCGGAGCCACCGGAGCATCACGGCCATCCGCGCCTTCGTCTCGGTGAGCGCGAGCGAGCAGAACTCCGTCCCCGTGCAGGCGACGGCGCCGCGGTCGAACAGCGTCGGCTCGGGTGTGTGCGTCTCCAACAGCGGCTCGTCGAGCAGGTCGTCGAGCGCGTCGTCGGGCACGTCCACGATCAGGGGGTTCTGCCGGCGGGTGAGCCGCACCTCGCCCGAGCCGTACTCGTCGGCCAGATCGGCGAGTTCGATGGCCTCCTCGGCGCCCATGCGGCCGACGGGGACCGACAGGCCGACGTAGTTGCCTCCGTCCGCCTGCCCGTGGACGCCGACGTGGTCGTGTTTGCCGCGCGCGGGCGACCGCCCCGCGTTGTAGGTGTACTCGTCGCGGAGGTTCGTCCCCGCGTGTGACAATTCGACGTCGACGCGCTCGGCGAGCGCCTCGCGGATCGCGTCGGTGCCGTGCTCGTCCACGAAGAAGCGGCCGCGGTTCTTGTTGCGGTTCTCGCGGTTCCCCTCCTCGTGGTAGTACTCGACGAACGTCCGGACGACCTCGTAGGCGTGCTCGGGCCGGACGAACACGTCGAGCGATCGGGCGCGACGCGGCTCGCGCCCGCCGAGCCCGCCGCCCGCGCGGACGTTGAAGCCGCGGATCTCCTCCCCGTCGATCAGCTTCCGCGCGGGCTCCAGCGCCACGTCGTTGATCGCGTCCTGCGCACAGCCCTCGCGACAGCCCGTCACCGAGATGTTGAACTTCCGGGGCATGTTCGCGAGCGCGTCGTCGTCGCGCAGGTCCGTCTGGATGCGGTCGAGCAGCGGCCGCGTCTCGACGTACTCGCCGGCGTCCTTCCCGGCGACCGGACAGCCGGTGACGTTGCGCATGGTGTCGCCGCCGGCCGAGCGCGAGGAGACGCCGACTGCCTCCAGCTTCTCCCAGATCTCCGGGATGTCCTCCAGCTTCAGCCAGTGCAACTGGATCGACTG
Protein-coding sequences here:
- a CDS encoding acyl-CoA thioesterase produces the protein MTFETTVPVRYRDLDPMGHVNNAVYATYFEAVRTAFFREVVGIELADSQAALASLSIDFRAPIEGTGTVRAVLDVTDVGTTSLTFGYELHYEDRLVAEGQTVQVAVGEDGPEPLPESVREAGERHLVE
- a CDS encoding MFS transporter, which encodes MTNKIEQLILATVAFFWAFLMWFSTAAFSPSIGQFYGLTTGQLALLASSAIWLSPPGRVLAGWAADRFGAHNVFAFVLAATGGVSVLSAYASEVAFLSAFEVLFVERMVVASAGATFVVGIQHVAQWFDEHEIGTAEGLYAGTGNVGAGVGALLLPRIYGTNFSEAFLHLGLVAIGIAVVYKWRGRAARDRATAETARENTSLGDTLYVWTRYAAVGLMLAYAMSFGLEIAMNSWLPTYYADGFAGPISDLGFEGVAAVQTAAGTFAAVQSFNASLFRPFSGYMSDLWQRKGWTPYPVLSTSQEYSPRVHWLMTALICITVAMLALTAAGLAGLLPVSVVVLAVFGVTVSFGTGGVFAIVPVLFEDRPGTASGFVGGVSTSGGIVYPLVYGYVPNIHAGYAVVAVVFFVPIMAFYVWAMRHDDDPRDHGIGSARRWLGDRDGDGVAAAGGDD
- the nasA gene encoding assimilatory nitrate reductase NasA, whose product is MTDPVPTTCMRCAVGCGHLQIGVDAGYGVDSVRGDVSHPVNRGLACQRGISESADPDGEWLTRPLVREDGDLHPTTWDVALDRAVAGLRAASGGGPDGVAVLGSGQQTNEAAYALGKLARGGLGTRYYDANTTLCMASAVTAYYDAFGSDAPPCTYDDIDDAVTHVVWGANPAVAHPVMFRWIEQRAREDDARLIVVDPVETKTAGVADAHVASDPGTDLALARAVLARVVERDEVDEEFVAGATTGFESLRESLPSVESAAATAGLDPAVVDDLAAALTDPTLIYWGMGVNQSVQGTDTAAALIDLCLATGNLGPGTGPFSLTGQANSMGTRICSSKGSWPGQRPFDDPAERRLLAEAWDVPVDRLPDDPGPGPVGTVEAIEDGPVEAVYAVATNPVAGMPDAGAVRERLSDAFLVVQDAFHTETTALADVVLPAATWGESSGTTTNMERRVSRVRPATALPPDVRTDLDTITTLGERLAPGLFPATEPEAVFDEFAALTAGTPADCSGISYDRLDDAGAVRWPAPDARSEGGYRYRDGDGNGDGDGDEGRGEDAGSDDAGWAFETPSGRARFSSAVDGALAEPVDDDYPLTLTTAREADGYNTGVRSRGDVTDPAPLARAHPDTLAEAGLDGDATVDSDATADGDDTAEGDATATVASRRGAVPVRPEADPAVPRGLVWLPIHHPRTNELTLPETDPKSDEPNLKQCAVRLAPAASGTGESTDAAARDAAAADPEVIGDD
- a CDS encoding nitrite/sulfite reductase, coding for MSNKKERWKDELYGDAVREKIEEFAEQGWESIPEEEREEWFSRFKFWGVFHHRGGQESYFMLRLTNCGGVLEPGQLRAIGEVAREYASGPVSNPEFGDAWVDLTTRQSIQLHWLKLEDIPEIWEKLEAVGVSSRSAGGDTMRNVTGCPVAGKDAGEYVETRPLLDRIQTDLRDDDALANMPRKFNISVTGCREGCAQDAINDVALEPARKLIDGEEIRGFNVRAGGGLGGREPRRARSLDVFVRPEHAYEVVRTFVEYYHEEGNRENRNKNRGRFFVDEHGTDAIREALAERVDVELSHAGTNLRDEYTYNAGRSPARGKHDHVGVHGQADGGNYVGLSVPVGRMGAEEAIELADLADEYGSGEVRLTRRQNPLIVDVPDDALDDLLDEPLLETHTPEPTLFDRGAVACTGTEFCSLALTETKARMAVMLRWLRRNVEVPQDVTQLKVHFSGCTADCGQAMTADIGLQGMRARKDGEMVEAMDVGVGGGLGPEPSFIEWTRQRVPADEVPGLIRNLVEAFAALRTEGQSFREWVDATGHETLVELAEPEETDYEDPCLADAKQSWYPFADGESPAPTDASGDPLPSDD